One Thermicanus aegyptius DSM 12793 DNA segment encodes these proteins:
- a CDS encoding ATP-grasp domain-containing protein encodes MGSVLITDSLLRKSLASVRSLGRRGVKVYCSDISRLTPSSFSRYCTKAMKSPDPVEEPDSYMDWLFDVLRKFHITVYMPMDDATMKLAVMHQKELLSHTAFLLPPLQSFAIAMDKHKAVGFAQSAGLDVPRTYMPDSPDTIESFAHALPYPAVIKPRLSSGSRGIRIVHNPKEMVAQYGQIHARYPFPMVQEYILPGERIDVCFLFNAVGEPKLHFVQREIRHFPVDIGPSTVQESVWMPELVERILQAVKHLPWSGVIEFEWMRDGRDGKLKLMEINPRFWNSLHLAIRSGVDFPWAYYLLAQGKEMKQGETYSIGKMAKNMLPGDLLHFITNPKRFQMDPPLFGRKGFYDIEDDILSWHDPLPAFGFFAASFAYLLKKKKREMLLKR; translated from the coding sequence ATGGGTTCTGTTCTAATTACCGATTCTTTATTGCGAAAATCATTGGCTTCGGTACGCTCCCTCGGAAGAAGGGGGGTGAAGGTCTATTGCTCTGATATCTCCCGACTTACCCCCTCCTCCTTCTCGCGATATTGCACGAAGGCGATGAAAAGCCCCGATCCTGTTGAGGAGCCTGACTCGTATATGGATTGGTTGTTTGATGTACTCCGTAAGTTTCATATCACCGTCTACATGCCGATGGATGATGCGACGATGAAGCTTGCCGTCATGCACCAAAAGGAGCTTCTGTCGCACACCGCCTTCCTCCTTCCGCCGCTTCAGAGCTTTGCCATTGCGATGGATAAGCATAAAGCGGTAGGCTTTGCCCAATCTGCGGGATTAGATGTCCCAAGGACCTATATGCCCGATTCGCCCGACACGATCGAATCCTTTGCCCATGCTCTCCCCTATCCGGCGGTGATTAAGCCACGCCTCAGTTCGGGTTCTCGAGGGATCCGAATCGTACATAACCCGAAAGAGATGGTGGCTCAATATGGGCAGATTCATGCGCGCTACCCCTTTCCAATGGTGCAAGAGTACATTCTTCCGGGGGAGCGGATTGACGTATGCTTCTTATTTAACGCCGTAGGAGAGCCGAAACTTCATTTCGTTCAGCGGGAGATACGCCATTTTCCCGTCGATATTGGCCCAAGCACCGTCCAAGAGAGCGTTTGGATGCCGGAATTGGTGGAACGCATCCTGCAGGCGGTGAAGCATCTCCCTTGGTCGGGGGTGATTGAGTTTGAATGGATGCGAGATGGGAGGGACGGGAAGTTGAAATTGATGGAGATCAATCCGCGTTTTTGGAACTCACTCCATCTTGCCATACGGTCAGGTGTCGATTTCCCCTGGGCCTATTATCTTTTGGCACAGGGGAAGGAGATGAAGCAAGGGGAAACTTATTCGATCGGTAAGATGGCGAAAAATATGCTGCCGGGAGACCTGCTCCACTTTATCACGAATCCGAAACGATTCCAGATGGATCCCCCGCTTTTTGGAAGGAAGGGATTCTATGATATTGAGGATGACATCTTGTCGTGGCATGATCCGTTGCCTGCATTTGGTTTTTTTGCTGCATCATTCGCCTATCTCCTGAAGAAAAAGAAGCGGGAGATGCTGCTTAAACGATAG
- a CDS encoding DUF3473 domain-containing protein — protein MNAFTVDVEDWYQTNDFNFPVSRWEQFEDRVEESTLTLLGLLSRYRVRATFFILGAVAQKHPSLIRRIAAEGHEIACHGGYHRLLTEMNAGQFREEIREAKGRIEDAAGVEVRFFRAPSWTIGPANYDMLQILEEEGFAVDSSIQPFRTPLSGVAGAPVKPFYPIIAGKTLRILEFPSTVLRIGGMPLPFSGGLYLRAMPYFVIRWALRQVGRTRAGMVYVHPWEVDQGQPRLRASPLIRFAHYYHLDRTIGKLDRLLQDFRFAPLGEVIRDQSYEAVELI, from the coding sequence GTGAATGCCTTTACGGTGGATGTGGAGGATTGGTATCAGACGAATGATTTTAACTTTCCTGTATCGCGATGGGAACAGTTTGAGGATCGGGTGGAAGAAAGCACGCTCACCTTGTTGGGACTCCTATCCCGTTACCGGGTACGCGCCACTTTCTTTATTCTTGGGGCAGTGGCTCAAAAGCATCCCTCTCTCATTCGAAGGATCGCCGCAGAAGGGCATGAGATCGCCTGTCATGGGGGGTATCACCGCCTTTTAACGGAGATGAATGCCGGCCAATTTCGAGAAGAGATCCGGGAGGCGAAGGGAAGGATCGAAGATGCGGCCGGAGTGGAGGTTCGTTTTTTTCGCGCCCCTTCTTGGACGATCGGACCCGCAAATTATGATATGCTGCAAATTTTAGAGGAGGAGGGTTTTGCCGTCGATTCAAGCATACAGCCTTTCCGAACCCCTTTATCCGGCGTGGCGGGGGCCCCGGTTAAACCCTTTTACCCCATCATCGCGGGTAAGACTTTAAGGATCTTAGAGTTTCCTTCCACCGTGTTGAGGATAGGCGGTATGCCTCTTCCCTTTTCCGGAGGACTCTACTTGCGTGCGATGCCTTACTTCGTCATCCGCTGGGCGCTCCGCCAGGTGGGCCGCACGCGCGCCGGGATGGTTTATGTCCACCCATGGGAAGTAGATCAGGGTCAGCCAAGGCTTCGCGCCTCTCCCCTCATTCGTTTTGCCCATTATTACCATCTTGATCGGACGATCGGGAAATTGGACCGCCTTCTGCAGGATTTTCGTTTTGCTCCATTGGGTGAAGTGATTAGAGACCAATCCTATGAGGCTGTGGAACTGATATGA
- the pelF gene encoding GT4 family glycosyltransferase PelF, with translation MTKKLSVLFATEGTYPFHQGGVSIWSDILTKRLDRAEFVLYSVIMNPFVTQKFSIAAEASLISVPLWGTEEPGEHLPVPFSKIYMAKKNTEEGVIKERFLPLFRPLMEEILTVEKRPEHFASLLKQLYEYFNVYEYKVSFKSEQVYETYKEMIYAFCRREHTDVALPEVYDLLQSLGWIYRFLNILNTPIPKTDVAHSSAAAFCGIPCVLSKMIYGTPYLLTEHGIYLREQYLSLSRNTYSPFLRTFLVRFIHSIITLNYAYADQISPVCHYNARWELQLGVNPAKIKVIYNGVDPDVFQDSTSIHRTQPTIVTVARIDPVKDILTLMRAAKRVHQEIPEVRFMVYGEISVPEYYEDCLRLRDELGLREVVHFAGHMGNIASVYHEGDVVLLSSISEGFPYSVIEAMMSGKPVVATDVGGVREALGEAGILVPPRDDEKMADEILHLLRNPMMRADLGKEARERALNLFTLEKMLARYMESYEELSEGLQGEKTAELIRERAKLYLERGFSFKEFGMYEEAIHQMKLAIFEDPLSPVVPWALSEIAVAYQHMGRTDQALHEMEKLHAYLGMLQLMKEESA, from the coding sequence GTGACAAAGAAACTTTCCGTCTTATTTGCCACAGAGGGGACCTATCCGTTTCATCAGGGCGGGGTTAGTATTTGGAGCGATATTTTGACGAAACGATTGGATCGGGCCGAATTCGTGCTGTATAGCGTGATCATGAATCCCTTTGTGACCCAAAAATTCAGCATCGCAGCTGAAGCTTCTTTGATCAGCGTTCCTCTGTGGGGAACGGAAGAACCGGGAGAACATCTCCCCGTCCCTTTCTCAAAGATCTATATGGCCAAAAAAAATACGGAAGAAGGAGTGATCAAAGAGCGGTTTCTCCCTCTCTTTCGCCCGTTGATGGAAGAGATTCTCACTGTCGAGAAACGTCCGGAGCATTTTGCCTCTCTTTTGAAGCAACTGTACGAGTACTTCAATGTGTATGAGTATAAAGTAAGTTTTAAATCCGAACAGGTTTATGAAACTTATAAAGAAATGATTTACGCTTTTTGCCGGCGTGAGCATACCGATGTCGCCTTGCCCGAAGTGTACGACCTGCTTCAAAGTCTTGGCTGGATCTATCGCTTCTTAAATATACTAAATACTCCGATTCCCAAAACAGACGTCGCACATTCCTCCGCGGCCGCATTCTGCGGAATTCCTTGCGTATTGTCGAAGATGATCTACGGGACGCCTTATCTTTTGACGGAACATGGAATCTACTTGCGGGAGCAATACCTCTCATTATCTCGCAACACCTATTCACCCTTTCTACGCACCTTCCTCGTCCGATTCATCCATTCCATCATTACGCTCAATTATGCCTATGCGGATCAAATCTCTCCGGTTTGTCACTACAACGCCCGTTGGGAATTACAGCTCGGAGTAAATCCCGCGAAAATCAAAGTGATCTACAATGGGGTTGATCCGGACGTATTTCAGGATTCCACGTCGATCCATCGGACTCAGCCTACCATCGTGACGGTGGCCCGAATTGATCCCGTCAAGGACATACTCACCCTAATGAGGGCGGCCAAACGGGTGCATCAGGAGATTCCGGAGGTTCGGTTTATGGTCTATGGTGAGATATCCGTACCGGAATATTATGAAGATTGTCTTCGATTGAGGGATGAATTGGGGTTAAGAGAGGTCGTTCACTTCGCCGGACATATGGGGAATATCGCTTCGGTATATCATGAAGGGGATGTGGTTCTTCTCTCCAGCATCTCCGAGGGATTCCCCTATTCCGTCATCGAAGCGATGATGTCGGGGAAGCCCGTGGTAGCCACCGATGTAGGCGGGGTCCGGGAAGCGCTGGGCGAGGCGGGGATCCTGGTTCCTCCCCGGGATGACGAGAAGATGGCGGACGAGATCCTTCATTTGCTTCGGAATCCGATGATGCGTGCCGATCTGGGAAAAGAGGCGCGGGAGAGGGCGTTAAACCTTTTTACGCTGGAGAAAATGCTTGCCCGATATATGGAGAGCTATGAAGAGCTGAGCGAAGGGTTACAGGGCGAGAAAACGGCGGAGCTTATCAGAGAGAGAGCAAAGCTCTATTTGGAACGAGGTTTTTCCTTCAAGGAATTTGGAATGTATGAAGAAGCGATCCACCAGATGAAGCTGGCGATTTTTGAAGACCCATTATCCCCTGTTGTTCCCTGGGCATTATCGGAAATCGCCGTGGCCTATCAACACATGGGTAGAACCGATCAAGCCCTGCACGAGATGGAGAAACTTCATGCATATCTTGGCATGCTTCAATTGATGAAGGAAGAAAGTGCATGA
- a CDS encoding glycosyltransferase family 2 protein: MKEVLVIIPSYNEELNIAGVLDGLLQYKEEVDILVVDDGSSDHTASIVRDYPVFLVSHPCNLGYGASLQTGYRFAQQYGYRYVIQFDADGQHDPFYIREMMDRLFAEDADIVMGSRYMDSSVYSAGKLKGCAVHFFRSLIYLLTKVWVTDPTSGFRGIKRPVFQYYAGSGRFPADYPDADMLLHMIFRNYKIREFSVSMHERRAGASMHGGIKPLFYMAKMMLSIFVVLVRSWISGEKEFERGVES; this comes from the coding sequence ATGAAAGAAGTGCTCGTCATTATTCCGTCCTATAATGAAGAATTAAATATCGCGGGGGTTCTCGACGGTCTTCTTCAGTATAAAGAGGAAGTCGATATTTTGGTCGTCGATGACGGTTCCTCCGATCATACCGCGAGCATCGTAAGAGATTATCCTGTTTTCCTCGTCTCCCATCCCTGCAATCTCGGCTATGGCGCTTCATTACAAACAGGATATCGTTTTGCGCAGCAATATGGGTATCGTTATGTGATTCAGTTTGATGCGGACGGGCAACATGACCCTTTCTATATCAGGGAAATGATGGATCGGCTTTTCGCCGAGGATGCCGATATCGTGATGGGTTCGCGCTATATGGATTCATCCGTCTATTCGGCAGGGAAATTAAAGGGGTGTGCGGTCCATTTCTTTCGTTCTCTGATCTACTTACTCACGAAGGTGTGGGTTACGGATCCGACCAGCGGTTTTCGCGGGATAAAGAGGCCCGTTTTTCAATATTACGCCGGTTCAGGACGCTTTCCCGCCGATTACCCTGATGCGGACATGCTGCTCCATATGATCTTCCGCAATTACAAGATTAGGGAGTTTTCGGTCTCGATGCATGAACGAAGAGCGGGGGCCAGCATGCATGGAGGGATTAAGCCGCTTTTTTATATGGCGAAGATGATGCTTAGCATCTTTGTCGTTTTGGTTCGCTCATGGATTTCAGGGGAGAAAGAGTTTGAACGGGGGGTCGAATCATGA
- a CDS encoding lipid II flippase MurJ yields MKTSSFLSKSIGVSLIFILLACISFFKDVLFAIYFGTTAEADLFTLSFFLPDMVGNNLFATALGAVAVPFLSIYHARDERERLRETFGRLLLHIGLITLGITLLLYLMHPFILAFLFGSFASDLKRLGEGIYLFLLPSVLFFSLSGLGAALLQSTGRLYRQAFAPILFNGIFLVSLLLAITFRVSTDLGIYWAGGGILTGALGMLLFTFGSSWRFLLPLREMKLRPWDGNVETDGEVREFYRLLFSYLLVLLSMQSVLLMERFFAGALEPGTVAGLHYAYRLSQFPIWVFIAAINTVFLPLLSVKHGEGKRDEGFELLKRAAFLSLAIALPFSLLFFFARDALIRILFFYGSFNESSLRITSGILAGYALSVPFQAVSAVGLRYFLSRRRMVRVLLIYLLTSLVNILLDGWLVHLWGSPGIGWGMAISSLLNAVLIYWVAVRDDQIHQKQGGSYERSARHYSVL; encoded by the coding sequence ATGAAGACCTCCTCTTTCCTCTCAAAGAGCATCGGGGTTTCCCTAATTTTCATTCTGCTGGCCTGCATCTCTTTCTTTAAAGATGTATTGTTTGCGATCTATTTCGGTACGACTGCGGAGGCGGATCTCTTCACCCTCTCTTTCTTCCTTCCCGACATGGTGGGGAATAATCTCTTTGCGACCGCATTAGGAGCGGTAGCCGTTCCCTTCTTATCCATCTACCATGCACGGGATGAACGGGAAAGATTGAGAGAGACGTTTGGCCGTTTGCTTCTCCACATAGGGCTCATTACCTTGGGCATTACGCTTCTCTTATATCTTATGCATCCATTCATTCTTGCATTTCTCTTCGGATCCTTCGCTTCTGATCTGAAGCGGTTGGGAGAAGGAATCTACCTATTCTTGTTGCCCTCCGTTCTCTTCTTTTCGCTATCCGGGTTAGGGGCCGCTCTGCTTCAGTCGACAGGGAGGCTCTATCGGCAGGCCTTTGCCCCCATTCTGTTTAACGGCATTTTCTTAGTTTCCCTCCTGTTGGCCATCACCTTTCGGGTTTCAACCGATCTGGGAATCTATTGGGCAGGAGGTGGGATATTAACGGGTGCGTTAGGGATGCTTCTCTTTACCTTCGGGTCGTCGTGGAGATTCCTGCTTCCCTTGCGAGAGATGAAGCTTAGGCCTTGGGACGGGAATGTTGAAACCGATGGGGAGGTCAGGGAATTTTATCGGCTGCTTTTTTCTTATCTTCTTGTGCTGCTCTCCATGCAATCGGTGCTACTTATGGAACGATTTTTTGCCGGCGCGTTGGAGCCCGGGACGGTGGCGGGACTTCACTATGCATACCGCCTGTCCCAGTTTCCCATATGGGTATTTATTGCCGCAATCAATACGGTTTTTCTTCCACTTTTGTCTGTCAAGCATGGAGAGGGGAAGAGAGATGAGGGGTTTGAGCTCTTGAAGAGGGCCGCTTTCCTTTCCCTCGCCATTGCACTCCCTTTCTCCCTTCTCTTTTTCTTCGCGCGGGATGCCTTGATCCGCATCTTGTTTTTCTACGGTTCCTTTAATGAGAGCTCTCTTCGCATTACAAGCGGGATCTTGGCAGGTTACGCCCTATCCGTTCCTTTCCAAGCAGTATCGGCCGTCGGTTTACGTTACTTTTTATCACGACGGAGGATGGTTCGGGTTCTGTTGATCTATCTTCTTACGTCCCTCGTCAATATCCTTCTAGATGGATGGTTGGTCCATCTTTGGGGTTCACCGGGTATCGGATGGGGGATGGCGATCTCCTCTCTCTTGAATGCCGTTCTAATCTATTGGGTCGCGGTGCGTGATGATCAAATCCATCAGAAACAGGGAGGTTCCTATGAAAGAAGTGCTCGTCATTATTCCGTCCTATAA